The following coding sequences lie in one Pectobacterium sp. A5351 genomic window:
- a CDS encoding MFS transporter — MTASLTDVHRDRLPVASLLALATAAFITILTEALPAGLLPQMAQGLAVSEAWVGQTVTIYAVGSLAAAIPLTAATQGVRRRLLLLVAIAGFAVANAVTAFSGSYVLTMAARFLAGVSAGLLWALLAGYAARMVPEHQKGRAIAIAMVGTPLALSLGVPAGTFLGNLLGWRMCFVMMSGLALILMLWVRIQVPDFAGQSAGKRLSLGRVFTMAGVRPVLCAVLAFVLAHNILYTYIASFLAAVGMVAQTGLVLLVFGVTSLLGIWIVGVLIDRYLRALTLACSALFCLSVLALGVAGDVQAVVYVAVAGWGLAFGGAATLFQTAIVRTTEEGADVAQSMLVTVWNMAIAGGGIIGGILLEHVGVIAFSPVLLVLLLIAFVVVWSARQHGFPMTQR; from the coding sequence ATGACGGCCTCATTGACCGATGTACACCGTGACAGACTGCCTGTTGCCTCATTGCTGGCATTAGCCACGGCAGCTTTCATCACTATCCTGACCGAAGCGCTGCCAGCAGGCTTGCTGCCGCAAATGGCGCAAGGTCTGGCGGTGTCCGAAGCCTGGGTCGGGCAAACCGTCACTATCTATGCCGTGGGTTCTTTGGCGGCCGCGATCCCGTTAACCGCCGCTACGCAAGGTGTGCGTCGTCGCCTATTGCTGCTGGTAGCCATCGCAGGTTTCGCTGTCGCCAATGCTGTTACGGCATTTTCCGGTAGCTATGTGCTGACGATGGCGGCGCGTTTTCTGGCGGGTGTTTCAGCCGGGTTGCTGTGGGCGCTACTGGCGGGCTATGCGGCCCGTATGGTGCCTGAACATCAGAAGGGACGCGCTATTGCGATAGCGATGGTGGGCACTCCATTGGCGCTGTCGCTCGGCGTGCCCGCTGGCACCTTTCTGGGTAACTTACTCGGCTGGCGCATGTGCTTCGTTATGATGAGTGGTTTGGCATTAATACTCATGCTGTGGGTTCGTATTCAGGTTCCGGATTTCGCTGGGCAATCTGCTGGCAAGAGGCTATCTCTGGGGCGCGTGTTCACGATGGCGGGTGTGCGGCCCGTGCTATGTGCCGTGCTGGCCTTTGTGCTGGCGCATAACATTCTCTACACCTACATTGCGTCGTTTCTTGCGGCAGTGGGCATGGTTGCACAGACGGGTCTGGTGCTGCTGGTATTCGGCGTTACATCACTGCTGGGCATCTGGATCGTCGGCGTGCTGATTGACCGCTATTTGCGCGCCCTGACGCTCGCCTGCTCGGCATTGTTCTGTCTGTCCGTCCTGGCGCTTGGCGTGGCGGGTGATGTACAAGCCGTGGTCTATGTGGCTGTGGCGGGCTGGGGACTTGCCTTCGGCGGCGCGGCGACGTTATTCCAGACGGCTATTGTCAGAACGACTGAAGAGGGGGCCGATGTGGCGCAGTCTATGTTGGTTACGGTCTGGAACATGGCTATTGCGGGGGGCGGTATTATCGGCGGCATTCTGCTGGAGCACGTCGGCGTTATCGCGTTCTCTCCGGTGCTGCTGGTGCTGTTATTGATTGCGTTCGTTGTCGTCTGGTCTGCCAGACAACATGGTTTCCCTATGACGCAACGGTAA
- a CDS encoding serine hydrolase domain-containing protein → MITPAFPLYSRVATAPLSARIQAIVQQALDERRLVGAVVLVAHNGELMHQQAAGWADRENARPMTLDAIFRLASVSKPIVSVAAMVLVAQGRLDLDEDITRWMPTFQLRLADGSPARITVRQLLSHTAGLGYRFFEPHADGPYAQAGVSDGMDASGISLTENLRRIASVPLQYAPGEAWGYSLATDVLGALIERIHGTSLDEAVRQLVTDPLGMHDTSFVVRDPSRLTTAYVNDTPQPHRLAEGETVSPFEGAIGIAYSPARICDARAFPSGGAGMAGTAWDLLRLLEALRKGGGVPLPDALIEEMGCDQTQELELPNAPGCGFGLGFSVLRDPQLAESPESSGTWRWGGAYGHSWFVDRQQGLSVVAFTNTMYEGMSGRFVTDLRDAVYGELEAAR, encoded by the coding sequence GTGATAACTCCCGCATTTCCTCTGTATAGCCGTGTTGCAACAGCGCCTCTCTCTGCCCGAATTCAGGCCATTGTTCAACAGGCGTTGGACGAACGGCGTTTGGTCGGTGCTGTTGTGCTGGTCGCGCACAACGGAGAATTGATGCATCAGCAGGCGGCAGGATGGGCTGACCGGGAAAACGCCCGTCCTATGACGCTGGACGCTATCTTCCGGCTGGCCTCCGTCAGCAAGCCGATTGTGTCCGTAGCAGCGATGGTGCTTGTGGCGCAAGGCCGGCTCGATCTGGATGAAGATATCACTCGCTGGATGCCGACGTTCCAGCTCCGGCTGGCCGACGGCAGCCCAGCGCGCATTACCGTGCGGCAGTTACTCAGCCACACCGCGGGTTTGGGCTACCGCTTTTTCGAGCCCCATGCGGACGGCCCTTACGCACAGGCGGGTGTCTCCGATGGTATGGATGCCTCCGGCATCAGCTTGACTGAGAACCTGCGTCGCATCGCCAGCGTTCCCCTGCAATACGCGCCGGGAGAGGCCTGGGGCTATTCGCTGGCAACGGACGTATTGGGAGCCTTGATTGAACGCATTCACGGTACGTCATTGGACGAGGCGGTTCGCCAACTGGTGACTGACCCGTTGGGCATGCACGACACCAGCTTCGTTGTGCGCGACCCATCGCGCCTGACTACCGCTTATGTGAATGACACCCCGCAGCCGCACCGTCTGGCCGAAGGCGAAACGGTTTCTCCATTTGAGGGAGCCATCGGCATCGCGTACAGCCCCGCTCGCATTTGTGATGCGCGAGCTTTTCCATCAGGCGGAGCAGGCATGGCAGGGACGGCCTGGGATCTGCTGCGCCTGCTGGAAGCCCTGCGTAAAGGGGGCGGCGTTCCGCTGCCTGACGCGCTGATCGAGGAGATGGGGTGCGATCAGACTCAGGAGCTGGAACTGCCCAATGCACCGGGCTGTGGTTTTGGCCTCGGTTTCTCGGTCTTGCGCGATCCGCAGTTAGCCGAGTCGCCAGAATCGTCAGGCACCTGGCGCTGGGGGGGAGCTTACGGTCATTCATGGTTTGTCGATCGACAACAAGGTTTGAGCGTGGTGGCTTTCACCAACACCATGTACGAGGGGATGTCGGGGCGTTTTGTCACCGATCTGCGCGATGCCGTGTATGGCGAGTTGGAGGCAGCACGATGA
- a CDS encoding LysR family transcriptional regulator: MDSLNGFVVFVQVAETRSFVAAGRLLGVSASAVGKSVARLEEKLGVRLFHRSTRSITLTAEGSLFLARSRRILAEIEAAELELSQTSAVPRGRLRVSLPLVSSLVLPVLGEFMCEYPEIELDLDFTDRMVDVIEEGFDAVVRTGDPVDSRLTARKLGTFRFMVVAAPDYLIRHGMPQKPADLMQHTCLHYRFPNSGKLEPWALRLPPGESELLLPTSMVCNNIETRLCFALQGLGIAYLPDFSIREALADGHLQPILTDYVERSGVFHVLWPASKHPSPKVRALVDFLCARVFPTSDA, encoded by the coding sequence ATGGATAGCCTGAATGGCTTTGTGGTGTTTGTACAGGTGGCCGAAACGCGCAGCTTCGTTGCCGCGGGTCGTCTACTGGGCGTGTCCGCGTCCGCGGTAGGCAAAAGCGTCGCACGGCTCGAAGAAAAACTGGGCGTGAGGCTGTTTCACCGCAGTACGCGCAGCATCACACTGACGGCTGAAGGATCACTATTTCTGGCGCGTAGCCGGCGTATTCTGGCAGAAATCGAGGCCGCAGAACTGGAACTGTCGCAGACCAGCGCCGTTCCACGCGGACGCCTGCGGGTAAGTCTGCCGTTGGTCAGTTCACTGGTGCTCCCCGTGCTCGGTGAGTTCATGTGCGAATATCCCGAGATAGAACTGGATCTGGACTTCACCGACCGAATGGTGGACGTCATTGAGGAAGGTTTCGATGCCGTGGTACGGACAGGAGACCCCGTTGATTCACGCCTCACCGCACGTAAATTGGGTACTTTTCGTTTTATGGTGGTGGCCGCGCCGGACTACCTTATTCGGCATGGTATGCCTCAGAAACCTGCCGATTTGATGCAGCACACCTGTCTGCACTACCGCTTTCCCAACAGCGGCAAGCTGGAGCCGTGGGCGCTGCGGCTTCCCCCCGGCGAATCAGAGTTACTCTTACCCACCTCGATGGTCTGCAACAACATCGAAACGCGCCTCTGTTTCGCACTGCAAGGGCTAGGGATCGCCTACCTGCCAGATTTCTCCATCCGTGAAGCGCTGGCCGACGGCCATCTACAGCCGATCCTGACCGACTATGTGGAACGCAGCGGCGTCTTCCATGTGTTGTGGCCTGCCAGCAAACACCCGTCACCAAAAGTACGGGCACTCGTGGATTTCCTCTGCGCGCGAGTATTTCCCACCTCTGATGCGTAA
- the lpdA gene encoding dihydrolipoyl dehydrogenase, which produces MSTEIKAQVVVLGAGPAGYSAAFRAADLGLETVLVERYSTLGGVCLNVGCIPSKALLHVAKVIEEAKALAEHGIVFGEPKTDIDKIRLWKEKVITQLTGGLAGMAKGRKVKVVNGLGKFTGANTLEVDGENGKTTINFDNAIIAAGSRPIQLPFIPHDDPRVWDSTDALELKSVPGRLLVMGGGIIGLEMGTVYHALGSQIDVVEMFDQVIPAADKDIIKVFTKRISKQFNLMLETKVTAVEAKEDGIYVTMEGKKAPAEPQRYDAVLVAIGRVPNGKNLDAGKAGVEVDDRGFIHVDKQMRTNVPHIYAIGDIVGQPMLAHKGVHEGHVAAEVISGKKHYFDPKVIPSIAYTEPEVAWVGLTEKEAKEKGISYETATFPWAASGRAIASDCADGMTKLIFDKETHRVIGGAIVGTNGGELLGEIGLAIEMGCDAEDIALTIHAHPTLHESVGLAAEIFEGSITDLPNPKAKKK; this is translated from the coding sequence ATGAGTACTGAAATTAAAGCTCAGGTAGTGGTACTTGGTGCCGGCCCCGCGGGTTACTCTGCTGCATTCCGCGCGGCGGATTTGGGTCTGGAAACCGTACTGGTAGAGCGCTACTCCACGCTGGGTGGGGTGTGTCTGAATGTAGGTTGTATTCCTTCCAAAGCCCTGCTGCACGTTGCTAAAGTCATTGAAGAAGCCAAAGCGCTGGCGGAACACGGTATCGTGTTCGGTGAACCTAAAACCGACATTGATAAAATCCGTCTGTGGAAAGAAAAAGTCATCACCCAACTGACCGGTGGTCTGGCTGGCATGGCGAAAGGCCGTAAAGTTAAAGTGGTTAACGGTCTGGGTAAATTCACCGGTGCCAACACGCTGGAAGTCGACGGTGAAAACGGCAAAACGACGATCAACTTCGATAACGCGATTATCGCTGCGGGTTCACGTCCGATCCAACTGCCTTTCATTCCTCATGATGACCCGCGCGTATGGGATTCTACCGATGCGCTGGAGCTGAAAAGCGTCCCAGGACGTCTGCTGGTTATGGGCGGCGGTATCATCGGTCTGGAGATGGGTACCGTTTACCACGCTCTGGGTTCACAGATCGACGTCGTTGAAATGTTCGATCAGGTGATTCCGGCTGCTGACAAAGACATCATCAAAGTCTTCACCAAGCGTATCAGCAAGCAGTTCAACCTGATGCTGGAAACCAAAGTGACGGCAGTAGAAGCCAAAGAAGACGGCATCTATGTAACGATGGAAGGCAAAAAAGCGCCTGCTGAGCCACAGCGTTACGACGCGGTTCTGGTGGCTATCGGTCGCGTACCGAACGGCAAAAACCTGGATGCGGGCAAAGCGGGCGTGGAAGTTGACGATCGCGGCTTTATCCACGTTGATAAACAAATGCGCACCAACGTGCCACACATCTACGCTATCGGCGACATCGTCGGTCAACCGATGCTGGCGCACAAAGGCGTGCATGAAGGCCACGTTGCTGCCGAAGTCATCTCCGGTAAGAAACACTACTTCGATCCGAAAGTGATTCCTTCTATCGCCTATACCGAACCGGAAGTGGCGTGGGTGGGTCTGACCGAGAAAGAAGCGAAAGAGAAAGGCATCAGCTACGAAACCGCGACCTTCCCATGGGCCGCGTCTGGCCGTGCTATCGCGTCTGACTGCGCTGACGGTATGACCAAACTGATTTTCGACAAAGAAACTCACCGTGTTATCGGTGGTGCGATTGTCGGTACTAACGGTGGTGAACTGTTAGGTGAAATCGGTCTGGCAATCGAGATGGGCTGTGATGCAGAAGATATCGCACTGACCATCCATGCGCACCCAACGCTGCATGAGTCCGTTGGTCTGGCGGCTGAAATCTTTGAAGGCAGCATCACTGACCTGCCGAACCCGAAAGCGAAGAAGAAGTAA
- the aceF gene encoding pyruvate dehydrogenase complex dihydrolipoyllysine-residue acetyltransferase: MAIEINVPDIGADEVEVTEVLVKVGDKVEAEQSLITVEGDKASMEVPSPQAGVVKEIKVSVGDKVETGKLIMIFDSADGAADAAPAKAEEKKEAAPAAAPAASAAKDVNVPDIGGDEVEVTEVLVKVGDTVAAEQSLITVEGDKASMEVPAPFAGTVKEIKISTGDKVSTGSLIMVFEVAGAAPAAAPAQAAAPAAAAPAAAGAKDVNVPDIGGDEVEVTEVMVKVGDKIAAEQSLITVEGDKASMEVPAPFAGTVKEIKISTGDKVKTGSLIMVFEVEGAAPAAAPAPAAKQEAAAPAPAAKPAAAPAAKAEGKSEFAENDAYVHATPVIRRLAREFGVNLAKVKGSGRKGRILREDVQAYVKDAVKRAESAPAAGAASGGSLPGLLPWPKVDFSKFGEVEEVELGRIQKISGANLSRNWVVIPHVTHFDKTDITELEAFRKQQNVEAEKRKLDVKITPVVFIMKAVAAALEQMPRFNSSLSEDAQRLTLKKYINIGVAVDTPNGLVVPVFKDVNKKGIIELSRELMAISKKARDGKLTAGEMQGGCFTISSLGGIGTTHFAPIVNAPEVAILGVSKSAMEPVWNGKEFTPRLMMPMSLSFDHRVIDGADGARFITIINNTLSDIRRLVM, encoded by the coding sequence ATGGCTATCGAAATCAACGTACCGGACATCGGTGCAGATGAAGTTGAAGTCACCGAAGTGCTGGTGAAGGTTGGCGACAAAGTTGAAGCTGAACAGTCGCTGATCACGGTTGAAGGTGATAAGGCTTCTATGGAAGTCCCTTCTCCGCAGGCTGGTGTCGTGAAAGAGATTAAAGTCTCTGTCGGTGACAAAGTTGAAACTGGCAAACTGATCATGATTTTCGATTCCGCCGACGGTGCAGCTGACGCTGCACCTGCCAAGGCAGAAGAGAAGAAAGAAGCGGCGCCGGCTGCTGCCCCAGCGGCATCGGCTGCGAAAGACGTCAACGTACCGGATATCGGCGGTGACGAAGTCGAAGTGACTGAAGTATTGGTTAAAGTAGGCGACACCGTTGCGGCTGAACAGTCTCTGATTACCGTAGAAGGCGACAAAGCGTCTATGGAAGTCCCTGCACCGTTCGCGGGTACGGTTAAAGAAATCAAAATCAGCACCGGTGATAAAGTGTCTACCGGTTCTCTGATCATGGTATTCGAAGTGGCGGGTGCAGCACCTGCTGCCGCTCCGGCACAAGCCGCTGCTCCAGCAGCAGCTGCGCCAGCGGCCGCTGGCGCGAAAGACGTCAACGTACCGGATATCGGCGGTGACGAAGTCGAAGTGACTGAAGTGATGGTTAAAGTTGGCGATAAAATCGCGGCTGAGCAATCACTGATCACCGTTGAAGGCGATAAGGCTTCAATGGAAGTCCCTGCGCCGTTCGCGGGTACGGTTAAAGAAATCAAAATCAGCACCGGCGATAAAGTGAAAACCGGCTCACTGATCATGGTCTTCGAAGTGGAAGGCGCTGCACCTGCTGCGGCTCCAGCTCCGGCTGCCAAGCAAGAAGCGGCTGCACCGGCTCCAGCAGCAAAACCTGCTGCTGCACCGGCTGCGAAAGCGGAAGGCAAGAGCGAATTTGCTGAGAACGACGCGTACGTTCACGCGACGCCGGTTATCCGTCGTCTGGCTCGTGAATTCGGTGTGAATCTGGCGAAAGTGAAGGGTTCTGGTCGTAAAGGCCGTATCCTGCGCGAAGACGTTCAGGCGTACGTGAAAGATGCGGTGAAACGCGCTGAGTCTGCACCTGCCGCTGGCGCTGCTAGTGGTGGTTCTCTGCCGGGGCTGTTGCCGTGGCCGAAAGTCGATTTCAGCAAGTTTGGTGAAGTGGAAGAAGTGGAATTGGGTCGTATCCAGAAAATCTCTGGTGCTAACCTGAGCCGTAACTGGGTGGTAATCCCGCACGTTACGCACTTCGACAAAACCGATATCACCGAACTGGAAGCGTTCCGTAAACAGCAGAACGTGGAAGCTGAGAAGCGCAAACTGGACGTGAAAATCACCCCAGTTGTCTTCATCATGAAAGCCGTTGCTGCTGCCCTTGAGCAAATGCCACGTTTCAACAGCTCACTGTCTGAAGATGCGCAGCGTCTGACGCTGAAGAAATACATCAACATCGGTGTGGCGGTTGATACACCGAATGGCCTGGTGGTTCCAGTGTTCAAAGACGTGAACAAGAAAGGCATCATTGAGCTATCTCGCGAACTGATGGCGATCTCCAAGAAAGCTCGTGATGGCAAACTGACTGCTGGCGAAATGCAGGGCGGATGCTTCACTATCTCCAGCCTGGGCGGCATCGGAACGACTCACTTTGCGCCGATCGTCAACGCGCCGGAAGTGGCTATCCTGGGTGTGTCCAAGTCCGCGATGGAACCGGTCTGGAATGGTAAAGAGTTCACGCCGCGTCTGATGATGCCGATGTCTCTGTCCTTCGACCACCGTGTCATTGACGGTGCTGATGGTGCTCGTTTCATTACCATCATTAACAACACGTTGTCTGACATCCGCCGTTTGGTGATGTAA
- the aceE gene encoding pyruvate dehydrogenase (acetyl-transferring), homodimeric type: MSDRLNNDVDPIETRDWLQAIESVIREEGVERAQFLIDQVLSEARKGGVSVAAGTAARQYINTIAVEDEPEYPGNLDLERRIRSAIRWNAIMTVLRASKKDLDLGGHMASFQSSATFYEVCFNHFFRARTAQDGGDLVYFQGHISPGVYARAFLEGRLTEDQMNNFRQEVHGNGLSSYPHPKLMPDFWQFPTVSMGLGPIGAIYQAKFLKYLENRGLKDTSKQTVYAFLGDGEMDEPESKGAITIATREKLDNLVFVINCNLQRLDGPVTGNGKIINELEGIFSGAGWDVIKVMWGDRWDELLRKDTSGKLIQLMDETVDGDYQTFKSKNGAYVREHFFGKYPETAELVKDWTDDQIWSLNRGGHDPKKVYAALKKAQDTKGKPTVILAHTIKGYGMGDAAEGKNIAHQVKKVNMDGVRYFRDRFNVPVSDDDIEKLPYITFDKDSAEYKYLHERRQALGGYLPSRQPNFDEKLDLPTLEDFSTLLEEQNKEISTTIAFVRALNVMLKNQSIKDRLVPIIADEARTFGMEGLFRQIGIYSPKGQQYTPQDREQVAYYKEDQKGQILQEGINELGAGSSWLAAATSYSTNNLPMIPFYIYYSMFGFQRIGDLCWAAGDQQARGFLIGGTSGRTTLNGEGLQHEDGHSHIQSLTIPNCISYDPAFAYEVAVIMHDGLHRMYGEAQENIYYYITTLNENYHMPAMPQGAEEGIRKGIYKLETVEGSKGKVQLLGSGSILRHVREAAQILATDYGIGSDVFSVTSFTELAREGQDCERWNMLHPTETPRVPYVAQVLSDAPAVASTDYMKLFAEQIRNFIPASDYRVLGTDGFGRSDSRENLRHHFEVDASYVVVAALGELAKRGEIDKKVVADAITKFNIDADKVNPRLA; encoded by the coding sequence ATGTCAGATCGTTTAAATAATGACGTGGATCCGATCGAAACCCGCGACTGGCTGCAGGCGATCGAATCGGTCATCCGTGAAGAGGGTGTTGAACGCGCCCAGTTCCTGATTGATCAGGTTCTGAGTGAAGCACGTAAAGGCGGTGTCAGCGTTGCTGCTGGTACGGCTGCACGTCAATACATCAACACCATCGCAGTGGAAGACGAGCCGGAGTACCCTGGTAATCTGGATCTGGAACGTCGTATTCGCTCAGCAATCCGCTGGAACGCGATCATGACGGTGCTGCGCGCTTCGAAAAAAGATCTGGATCTGGGCGGCCACATGGCTTCTTTCCAGTCTTCCGCCACTTTCTATGAAGTGTGCTTTAACCACTTCTTCCGTGCTCGCACTGCGCAGGACGGCGGCGACCTGGTCTACTTCCAGGGCCACATTTCTCCGGGCGTTTACGCTCGTGCCTTCCTTGAAGGCCGTCTGACCGAAGACCAGATGAACAACTTCCGTCAGGAAGTTCACGGTAACGGTCTGTCTTCTTATCCGCACCCGAAACTGATGCCGGACTTCTGGCAGTTCCCGACCGTTTCTATGGGGCTGGGCCCGATTGGTGCTATCTATCAGGCTAAATTCCTGAAGTATCTGGAAAACCGTGGTCTGAAAGATACCTCTAAACAAACCGTTTACGCTTTCCTGGGCGACGGTGAAATGGACGAACCAGAATCCAAAGGGGCGATCACTATCGCGACCCGTGAAAAACTGGACAACCTGGTGTTCGTCATCAACTGTAACCTGCAACGTCTGGATGGCCCAGTTACCGGTAATGGTAAGATCATCAACGAGCTGGAAGGTATCTTCAGCGGCGCTGGTTGGGATGTGATCAAAGTCATGTGGGGCGACCGTTGGGACGAACTGCTGCGTAAAGACACCAGCGGTAAACTGATCCAACTGATGGACGAAACCGTCGACGGTGACTACCAGACTTTCAAATCCAAAAACGGTGCCTATGTGCGTGAGCACTTCTTCGGTAAATACCCGGAGACGGCAGAACTGGTTAAAGACTGGACCGACGATCAGATTTGGTCACTAAACCGTGGTGGTCACGATCCGAAGAAAGTCTACGCTGCACTGAAAAAAGCGCAGGACACCAAAGGCAAACCAACCGTTATTCTGGCGCATACCATTAAAGGTTACGGTATGGGCGACGCGGCTGAAGGTAAGAACATCGCTCACCAGGTTAAGAAAGTTAACATGGATGGCGTGCGTTACTTCCGTGACCGCTTTAACGTGCCAGTGTCTGATGATGACATCGAAAAACTGCCATACATCACTTTCGATAAAGATTCAGCAGAGTACAAATACCTGCACGAGCGCCGTCAGGCGCTGGGTGGCTACCTGCCATCTCGTCAGCCGAACTTTGACGAAAAGCTGGACCTGCCAACGCTGGAAGATTTCAGCACCCTGCTGGAAGAGCAGAACAAAGAAATCTCTACCACTATCGCGTTTGTTCGTGCCCTGAACGTGATGCTGAAGAACCAATCTATCAAAGATCGTTTGGTTCCAATCATCGCTGACGAAGCGCGTACCTTCGGTATGGAAGGTCTGTTCCGCCAGATCGGTATTTATAGCCCGAAAGGCCAGCAGTACACCCCGCAGGACCGTGAGCAGGTTGCTTACTACAAAGAAGACCAGAAAGGTCAGATTCTGCAGGAAGGTATCAACGAACTGGGAGCAGGCTCGTCCTGGCTGGCGGCGGCAACGTCTTACAGCACCAACAACCTGCCAATGATCCCGTTCTACATCTACTACTCCATGTTCGGTTTCCAACGTATCGGCGACCTGTGCTGGGCAGCGGGTGACCAACAGGCGCGTGGCTTCCTGATCGGTGGTACTTCAGGTCGTACGACGTTGAACGGCGAAGGTCTGCAGCACGAAGATGGTCACAGCCATATTCAGTCGCTGACCATCCCGAACTGTATCTCCTACGATCCCGCATTCGCCTATGAAGTCGCAGTCATCATGCATGACGGTCTGCACCGCATGTACGGTGAAGCGCAGGAAAACATTTACTACTACATCACCACGCTGAACGAAAACTACCACATGCCTGCGATGCCGCAGGGTGCGGAAGAAGGTATCCGTAAGGGTATCTACAAGCTGGAAACGGTTGAAGGTAGCAAAGGTAAAGTGCAACTGCTGGGCTCCGGTTCTATCCTGCGTCACGTACGTGAAGCGGCTCAGATTCTGGCGACAGATTACGGTATCGGCTCTGACGTATTCAGCGTAACGTCCTTCACTGAACTGGCACGCGAAGGCCAGGATTGTGAGCGTTGGAACATGCTGCATCCGACCGAAACGCCACGCGTCCCTTACGTGGCTCAGGTACTGAGCGATGCGCCAGCGGTTGCGTCTACTGATTACATGAAGCTGTTTGCTGAGCAAATCCGTAACTTCATCCCAGCGAGCGATTACCGCGTACTGGGTACTGACGGTTTCGGTCGTTCTGACAGCCGTGAGAACCTGCGTCACCACTTTGAAGTGGATGCGTCTTACGTCGTGGTTGCGGCTCTGGGTGAACTGGCTAAACGCGGTGAAATCGATAAGAAAGTGGTTGCTGATGCCATCACTAAATTCAACATCGATGCAGATAAAGTTAACCCGCGTCTGGCATAA
- the pdhR gene encoding pyruvate dehydrogenase complex transcriptional repressor PdhR → MAYSKIRQPKLSDVIEQQLEFLILEGTLRPGEKLPPERELAKQFDVSRPSLREAIQRLEAKGLLLRRQGGGTFVQANLWQSVSDPLAELLSTHPESQFDLLETRHALEGIAAYYAALRGTASDLQRIRDCHAVIEKAREAGDLNAESEAVMQYQVAVTEATHNVVLLHLVRCMGPMLEQNVRQNFELLYLSREVLAQVSIHRASIFEAIVAREPEKAREASHRHLAFIEEVLLDLNREHSRRERSLRRLQQRRD, encoded by the coding sequence ATGGCATATAGCAAGATCCGTCAGCCCAAACTGTCAGATGTGATTGAACAGCAGTTGGAGTTTCTGATACTTGAGGGAACCTTGCGCCCCGGCGAGAAGCTCCCACCGGAGCGCGAACTGGCAAAACAGTTTGATGTTTCCCGCCCTTCTCTGAGAGAAGCCATTCAACGTCTGGAAGCCAAAGGTCTCCTTTTGCGCCGTCAGGGTGGTGGTACCTTCGTTCAAGCCAATCTATGGCAAAGTGTCAGCGATCCGCTGGCAGAATTACTGAGCACACATCCCGAATCACAGTTCGATCTTCTGGAAACGCGTCATGCGCTGGAAGGCATTGCTGCCTACTACGCTGCACTGCGTGGCACAGCGTCGGATCTGCAACGTATCCGGGATTGCCATGCCGTGATTGAGAAGGCGAGGGAAGCGGGCGATCTGAACGCCGAGTCAGAAGCCGTTATGCAGTATCAGGTTGCTGTAACAGAAGCCACGCATAATGTGGTTTTGCTGCATTTGGTGCGCTGTATGGGGCCGATGCTCGAACAGAACGTGAGGCAGAATTTTGAATTGCTTTATTTGAGCCGTGAAGTGTTGGCTCAGGTTAGCATTCATCGCGCCAGCATTTTTGAGGCGATTGTTGCCCGTGAGCCGGAGAAGGCGCGCGAAGCATCACACCGCCATCTGGCGTTTATTGAGGAAGTATTGCTGGATCTTAACCGGGAACATAGTCGGCGCGAGAGATCGCTGCGTCGGCTCCAGCAACGCAGGGACTGA